The proteins below come from a single Stomoxys calcitrans chromosome 1, idStoCalc2.1, whole genome shotgun sequence genomic window:
- the LOC106083970 gene encoding partner of Y14 and mago encodes MSGTFIPASQRPDGTWRRARRVKDGYVPQEEVPLYESKGRQFAQKRANGLPPGLCPEMVEAAKKEREKKERAKAKKEAAAAAASAATATATNKQQIPGVLKLPANTNTATSIKNPTASGPKSKASPTTSTSNGAKTIEALSNDLAHNLKVQEEPQDLQKKCKKLQKKLREIEEIEKKLKSGALKKPEKDQLDKVARKSVIEKELQKVLEEIGAGGGS; translated from the exons ATGTCAG gCACCTTTATACCGGCTTCTCAGAGACCTGACGGCACATGGCGTCGAGCAAGACGTGTCAAAGATGGTTATGTGCCTCAAGAAGAGGTGCCCTTGTATGAAAGCAAAGGCAGACAATTTGCTCAAAAACGCGCAAATGGACTGCCTCCCGGTTTATGCCCTGAAATGGTAGAGGCAGCCAAAAAAGAACGTGAGAAGAAAGAAAGGGCCAAAGCCAAAAAAGaggcagcagcagcggcagcaaGTGCCGCAACAGCCACAGCTACTAATAAACAGCAAATACCTGGAGTTCTAAAATTACCCGCCAATACAAATACAGCAACATCAATTAAAAACCCCACAGCCAGCGGGCCAAAGTCCAAGGCTTCTCCGACCACGTCCACCTCAAATGGTGCCAAAACCATTGAGGCCTTAAGTAATGATCTTGCCCATAATCTTAAAGTGCAAGAAGAGCCCCAAGATCTCcaaaagaaatgcaaaaaactacaaaaaaagtTAAGGGAAATCgaagaaattgaaaagaaaCTCAAAAGTGGTGCCCTAAAGAAGCCTGAAAAGGATCAATTAGATAAGGTGGCACGAAAATCAGTCATTGAAAAAGAACTGCAAAAAGTTCTGGAGGAGATTGGTGCAGGTGGTGGAAGTTAA